The Hippocampus zosterae strain Florida chromosome 2, ASM2543408v3, whole genome shotgun sequence genome contains the following window.
taaattgctccatgtacagcactttgtatgcagcgatggctgtttgaaagtgctctataaatactgttgcgTTGAGTTGAGTGCTGTTTGACACCTCTTGGATGGTTGCCACTTGATCAGGTATGCCAGGTGGGCAGCTTGTGCTCAAGGGCCAAATTAGATTGTTGTTAGAGTCAGGTGAAGGGGGAAACTAAAAGTGGGGATAAACTGAGAAATCAATGCATGTGTCcaacatgttcacattttgatgatttaatCCAGTCGTTTAAATTTTCGAGATATGGGACTCTGTCAATCAAATGCAAAAGAGCAGTTTACCGCCACTGCCAATTACCAGTGCAACACTAAACAGAGCAATATTTTCTCTGTCCCATGAAATTTCAAATAATCCCCGTAGAGACttcacaaacatgaaaagagacGAAATGTAAGTACTGGTACTTGAAGTAAATGCGATGACTAAATATTCtgtaaaattgctttttttgtacctCCTTAATATGTTTTTTCCCTCTGATGAAAAATGTATATGTCACATGGAACGGACTAAATCAGTTTTAGATCATCTTTTTCTGACTTTCATTGTCAGAATTTTCATTGTCTTATTTGTAATTGTGAAAACATTTGTCATGCCCGTGCAGTTTAAATGGTAATTATGCTCTGAAGTTGTCTCTCAACATACCGCACAGCCCTGTTACTAAAACATTGTTAGCCATCTAGCGGAGGTCTCGAACACCATTTGCGACCCTCATGATTAGATGTTGTGGCCCCGTTCTTGATATTTAAGTTTAATGTTAACGTGACCTCTCACAATTTTAGCTCTCATGTTTCTCTGgctgtttggtgtgtgtgtgtgtgtgtgtgtgtgtgtgtgtgtgtgtgtgtgtgtgtgtgtgtgtgtgtgtgtgtgtgtgtgtgtgtgtgtgtgtgtgtgtgtgtgtgtgtgtgtgtgtgtgtgtgtgtgtgtgtgtgtgtgtgtgtgtgtgtgtgtgtgtgtgtgtgtgtgtgtttgttttaatcatttATGGGGATACTATAGCTCAGGCTCATGACAGTTTTTGGCAAAACAGAAGGAAAAGATACAGAGTCATGTATTTTTCAAAACGTTCCGTGAAGATAACGATTGGTGACAGAAAGAGCcaatttccagaaaaaaaaatatgtttttttggggggattttccTGTTATTGTTCTTGAGCACAGGGACACCCTGATATGTGTTCAATGCACCCGAGAAATCCTGTTGTGCTCAAGAAACCAGATGCCATTACTCAACTAGACAAGTTGAGGAGCATGCAAAGTACCAGGGAGATGCGTGAACTGGGTTGCAAATCTTGCTCATATTCAGAAGAACCGTTAATGTTCTGAAATATTGTTAATAAAAGATTGAGATGATTCAattgtttgtacttttttttggtgcaaattTAAATCGCTTTTtggagaaatgattttttttagccACACCTAGACGCTATCTCCAGCAGCCCCCACATACAATTAATTTGAGTTTCAATTCTGATCTAGAGGAAAATTAATTGACTATGGATTGACCTACGGTAAGTCTACCACATGAGCCATGCCATTGCTACTCTGAGTTTTTATATTACTGGTGGCTCCAAATGGCCGGAAGCCTGAATGGTTCCAAAAACAGTCAACGTTGACACAATGAGGCCTTTggtaaaagcaaaaaataaataaaaatattattactactatcacacctagggacaatttagtgtgttcaatcagtctgccatgtaaatttccccagtgtgggacaaataaaggatattttaatgcatacatgcttttggaatgtgggggaaactggagtacccagagaaaacccatgcaagcccggggagaacatgcaaactctacacagagaggccggagctggaattgaacctctgcgctgtgaggtcaacacactaaccactggattaccgggccaccACACAATTTTTACATGGCTCTAATTCAGGGGTGGTCAGATcctaagagccaatttttttactgtgttactgcaaagagtcacacatgcatgcacacgcgcgcgcacaaacacacacacacacacacacacacactcacacacatgacCATGCACCCGCGCATATTTGCATGCACGCCACGACGAGCAACAGCCGGAGCGCCTGAACATAAATGaaacagaaagtgacaaaaacacatctttttttccccatttcttgTTCTCACTGctcgcggtcgacttgggaccggtCCGCTGGCTcttggtcgattgcgatcgacgtattggggcacccctgccttaaaaataGAAGTAATTCGCTAACTAGCTTAGCATttagcacttagcgccgttgtctGCGGATGAGTGGTGATTCAGTTATCTGATTGGTTTCCCTCTATGGCAATCAAATAAGGGGATTGCTGATTGGCTGACGTTGTACGTTCTGTGTATTAAGCACCGTTGTTGAATGGCAGCGTCATCGCCGAGGCGTTTTCCACAATTGTGTGAAAGTCCGAGAGCAGCATTGAGCCAGCCAAAGAGCCTCATACGGCTcccgagccgcgggttggccaccctgCTCTAATTTATGTCAGGTTATCGGCCATggtagtggattttttttcccttttgtcacacaaaaacctggcacttAACtagggtgtgcagacttttcaTACACAGTAAAGCTAGGTTTGTTCTTGACCACTTGGCATAGCAGCTAGCCGTTTTTTATCCAGGTAACGTTacagaaaaaaggaagaaaaaaaccaaaagaaatcgttttttctcaaatgttgtGTGCCTAAATGTTTCTGTGGTAGAATAGCTTCCATTTCCGGTGAGTATATACTGTTGGTTTGCTCACTGACCTGTCGTAGATAATCTCGAGCACTGGATGGGAAAAGAAGGGCGGCCCTTTGATTGGTCCAtcataattaaaaacatttgccCTCTGCAGATCTATGTAGAAGCTGTCTCCAACATCTCCCCACACAATGACGTCTGTCACCTCTGAAGCGGAACACCACACAGATGCTTGGAGTGCTGACAAGCGAGTGCGCAAAACATGTAAGCGGTGTTGCTACCTGAGGTCCTCACTCGGAGCTTGTTGGCGATGGCGGCTCTGGCTTCATTCTCCAGCTGAGTTGCGACGGCAACAAAGCGACGGCTGTCAAGTGAGCACGCTTTCAGTAGAAGTGAGCATCTGAGGTTCACAAGCGAGCCGCCGGACACAATCACCTTCACGTCCCCATTGGCCCTCTCCTCAATCAAGCGCCCATATTCAGCGTACAGGGCTGCCAGCGCTTTTATCGTCTGTTGTTGCTCCACATCCGTGGCATTGTTGCCTCCAGACCAGTGGTCATCCAATAGGAGGATGATCTCAGCTTTCTGGAAAGCGTCTTTGAGATCTGTGTGAATGGTCACCTGTCCATACGTCAAGAcagattgtttgtttgtactACACTTGCGGCGTGCATCGCTTCGATAAAAGAcgttgtatatatacatatactgtacatatgaaaAGGAAAAGAGAATTAAGATTATCTGCCTGATGGAGTAGAGGCAAAGCCAGATCTTCCGTCTCCATCTTCAGTGACTCGAGTTCCTCCTCATTGCCTTCCACATCCAGGAGGTGAAGACTTATGGCAGATGCTTGGGAGAGCACCTCGGTGGAGAGCAGACTGGGGATCAGCATGTTGCAGGTTGGGTTTAGAGCGCTGGGCGAGTACAAATCAGGCCAATGAGTTGGACGCACCAAACACATTAGCACCACGTCTTGTATGTACTTTTCACCTGCTGATCCATATGTGAAGGGGTTGGATGAGACTGGCCCGATGATGTGCCTCCAAAATCAGGGTGATCTTGGTCTCAAGGTTTTCTTCTGCAATACTCTGCATCATTTCTTCAGACATGTCTGATGTGATGTTGTAGTAATTCTGGCGGTAAGGAACAGTGCATGacgcatttattattattatttatttacaaacagCGTGCTCCACAACATCATCGGGTAATGTGTCAAATACAAAGTAGGAGGCCGACCTGACAGTGCTCTAAAAAGTCATCAAAGCCCCCTAAGAACACGCCTTTGCCTCCTTGGTGCACCAATTCTCTCCACACCAGAGGGGACTCTTCATGTTTCCAGCCATTTTTCATGCAAGTGTCTTGTAGCCAATCCTGGAGACCGGTGAGTTGTCAATAAGATGCCAAAAACATACTATTTAACATAGGAAAATGGTTATGTTTACCTTCCATTCATCTGGGAGGATCGAGATCTTGTGAATGCGGAAATTTGGCAAAGAACGCGCCAATCGGTCAGCTAAAAGTTCTGCTTTGGCATAATATGGGCAGTCCGTTCTGCCTGTGGGAAAACATAAACGTGTAACTTGGCCGATTCCAACTTGAGCACcgctgtcaaactcaaggcctgtcGGTTTGACACATCATTTGGCGGTGAAACTAAATGATGTGAATCAACttcatgtttgttgcaaaaataccaaaattgcAATTTGTCTTCCCTTTTAAAAACTTTGGGATCCTGTATTGCCAGCATTTTTGTTACTGATGCcccttttttgaaaaataaatatcatgTATACATTGGCGAGAACAAGAATTTGGTGCACTGCTCACGACTCTGAAAGTGCTTCTAGATGTCTCATGTTGTAGCTGTatgttttttctcttgccatgttttttttgcacctaCCTATGTTAGTGTTTTTTTGCTGTAATTCATAGTCACGGTTTGTATCAAATGTGTTTTGGGTTTTCTCGTCACTTTTTCGACAAGCTATATCCGGTTATATTTttgtccttgccttttgcaagagTTTTTGgtggtttcgttttttttcttggtgttgCATCAGCATTTTTTATACTTTGCCAGTCTcgtaatttttttgtaaataaacttTTTGTCAATCCCGACCAAATTTACGTTTCTTGAGTCCTATTCTTTCAACcttgaaaaactgaaaattacgATGTGGcctatgacaaaaatgagtttgacacccccatCATAGAGGGATGAATATACTTTCAAACAccacattttcagatttttcttttttgttcaatGGCTTCCTTCCACTTCACAAAAAAGCCACTTTGAGTTGGGTATCTATCACAGAGTGATAGATCACCTGTGGCTCCTGAGGCTCATGTGGCTTTCACCCACCTGCTCTGGCTCTCTGTgactttggaaaataaaaagaattaaatttaatttcaaaTTACTTTGTtcgtttttaaaatttaattcaaaatgtaaaaattaagTTACACGGAATGCTAAATGTTGGGCCCTACATGATACATAACTATCTAAATGATAACAGGGATGACGCTATACTGGGGATAAGGGCTACTTTGGCACCTATAGGCCCAGTAAAGccctccagcattttatttgatactgTATTCTTAAATAtaacaaatatttggaaataccccccccccccttcattccCCTCCCCCAGCCCACCCTACACCTCCTATGTACTGGATCGACCAAGCCCCCCTTAAGCACCGGGAGAAAAAGAACTCTTGGGAGCCGTGCCCGTGTTGACAGCACGTTCCCCACACCATAAAATGAAGGGACAGATGAAGAAGGTATTCGTTTCGCTGGATAATTTAAATGAGGGTTTAATTTCATGAATACAAGGAgaactcaaataaaatgttatctCTAGTCTGTGGTTGTCGTCCCATGGCTGTTCAGATGACtcccaataaaataaattaacgaTTGTGGTTGAAACTTGCACGTCACATTCATCAACTTACCAGCCAACACAAATTTAGCCATTTCATGAGACGACTCTGGCtgttcgggcagaaggcggtgCAACGCACAACATAATGGAATGGTTTCTGAATAAACTTCGCTGAATAAACTTCGTTTTCGTTTGCCCGTTGCTCGGTAACGGGATGTTCAACAGTGGATGAGACCGGTAGAAACGACACATGGCGACCgtaaaataatttacatttacattaaaatAGTGATAACGTTTTCGAATTAATTTAAAACCttataattaaattaaaacatttaCTTTGCTGAAATTCTTAATTTTGCTTTACATATGTTGTATcgttatacagtactgtatcgtTATACAGTATTCGGACACCAAGAACCAGCAGGTAATTATCCTGTTTCCGTTTCCAGGGGGACCGATTCAAGCAGTGCACACATCTCGATGAGGCATGTGAGAACGCAAATTAGCtataacaatttaaaaaacattaacatttaAAGTACAGTCTGTTTGCTGTTAAATGAAATGACTTTGAGTTTAAGGCAATGACGTGGTGGACTTATTATTTGTCGTTTCGTAAACATTAGCATGTAGCATGCAGTCACAGGCATTTTGCTCGTTGCTGACCTTTCAGCAGAACCACAGTTCGACACGAACGGTGAATCACTCGGCTAAGCAAAATATGTCATCGGTAATTAGTAACCGTGTCTTGATATTTTGAAGGCACTCACAATCTTGGTGGACAATGTCTCTGTGGTTGACGCAAGAGGTCATGAGGCAGTCTCTACGCTCCTGCATCTTTTCGGTCAAATACTGCAGCTCTATAGTGGCAATTTCGGGCAAGAACTCATGGTCCTCCAAACAACGGTTGGCACACACTATTTGCACTCGGCAAATCAATTCATGGCGGCGTTCTAGTTTAAAGAGTTCCGTGAGGTTCCATTCGCAGGATGCCAATTTGGGATCAGAAGAAACTAACGTTGGTCTGACCCCAGTGGCGGAGTCCTTAGTTCTGGATGAGATACACCACCCCATAGGCCAGAGTCAGAAGGGGTCCCCATTCTTTGAGCTCCTGCAGCACTGTGGCTCTCCATCAGATGTGCTTGACCTCGGCCAACAACATGCGCCCACCCCTCAACAACTGAGCAACTGCCTCACACATATGTGGGCCAGCATCAAGAAGATGTCGGATGAACAGAGGCGATGTGAGCTGCAGCTGATGTTCGAGCATCCTGCATTTGACCAGCTGTTGCAAAACATCATGGCCAATGTAGGGTCCATGCAATGTGAAGACATGGCATACTCTCTGTTGGCTATGGTGAATCTCGGTGTGCCTCAAAGGAGCCGTGTGATCCAGCTGTATCTCCGTGCCTGTCAGGTACATAAACATCATGCTAACCTTTGTTTATTCTCCTTCATTTCATTCCATAATTGTTTACTTGTTGTTCACTGACAGGAGAAGTTGAATGACTTTGATGAGAAGAGTCTATCCATTTTGGCCTCCTGTCTGGCACATATGGAGAGCACCCCCAATGTTGATGCACTGAAACACGGCTTGAGGTCAGCCTTATTAAGTCGTGTATGATAGTGGTTTGGTATTAAAACAATATTGTGCTCTTTTGTGTTTAAACTCTACCATTCCAGATCATGTCgcattgttttgttatttttatgctACAGGCTGGTGGTTGAGGAGCACCTTCCCAGGATAAAGAATGTCGTGGCGCTCCAGACTGTGATGCGCCTCTTGGGGAAAGATATGTCGCTTGACCTCAAACGGAAACTTGAGGTATCTTTCCCTCTGCTTCTACGTTGAGATTGAAAGCTGAATTTACACAAATCTGTTGTTATTCAGTCTTGTGAAAGACACTGTTTGTGTTCTCTctcccttttttaaaatctgtgatTGCATCCAAAAACAACttttcgttctttttttttttctgataagatTACTCAA
Protein-coding sequences here:
- the mdh1b gene encoding putative malate dehydrogenase 1B isoform X6, with product MKWLNLCWLDWLQDTCMKNGWKHEESPLVWRELVHQGGKGVFLGGFDDFLEHCQNYYNITSDMSEEMMQSIAEENLETKITLILEAHHRASLIQPLHIWISSALNPTCNMLIPSLLSTEVLSQASAISLHLLDVEGNEEELESLKMETEDLALPLLHQVTIHTDLKDAFQKAEIILLLDDHWSGGNNATDVEQQQTIKALAALYAEYGRLIEERANGDVKVIVSGGSLVNLRCSLLLKACSLDSRRFVAVATQLENEARAAIANKLRVRTSEVTDVIVWGDVGDSFYIDLQRANVFNYDGPIKGPPFFSHPVLEIIYDREWVEGDFQDIVRSQRAAVVSKTCRGADMSTANGILTLLKAWNGTLTPSQVFSVGVSCTDHYELPGDVILSVPVTFTDGQWSVVSDVTVGDDLKQKLHLFASNLRKKMDTEKPSTEVNQEPSTEVNQEPSTEVNQEPSTEVNQEPSTEVNQEPDQNFDKSMENQATVDTL
- the mdh1b gene encoding putative malate dehydrogenase 1B isoform X3; this encodes MAKFVLAGRTDCPYYAKAELLADRLARSLPNFRIHKISILPDEWKDWLQDTCMKNGWKHEESPLVWRELVHQGGKGVFLGGFDDFLEHCQNYYNITSDMSEEMMQSIAEENLETKITLILEAHHRASLIQPLHIWISSALNPTCNMLIPSLLSTEVLSQASAISLHLLDVEGNEEELESLKMETEDLALPLLHQVTIHTDLKDAFQKAEIILLLDDHWSGGNNATDVEQQQTIKALAALYAEYGRLIEERANGDVKVIVSGGSLVNLRCSLLLKACSLDSRRFVAVATQLENEARAAIANKLRVRTSEVTDVIVWGDVGDSFYIDLQRANVFNYDGPIKGPPFFSHPVLEIIYDREWVEGDFQDIVRSQRAAVVSKTCRGADMSTANGILTLLKAWNGTLTPSQVFSVGVSCTDHYELPGDVILSVPVTFTDGQWSVVSDVTVGDDLKQKLHLFASNLRKKMDTEKPSTEVNQEPSTEVNQEPSTEVNQEPDQNFDKSMENQATVDTL
- the mdh1b gene encoding putative malate dehydrogenase 1B isoform X1, with product MAKFVLAGRTDCPYYAKAELLADRLARSLPNFRIHKISILPDEWKDWLQDTCMKNGWKHEESPLVWRELVHQGGKGVFLGGFDDFLEHCQNYYNITSDMSEEMMQSIAEENLETKITLILEAHHRASLIQPLHIWISSALNPTCNMLIPSLLSTEVLSQASAISLHLLDVEGNEEELESLKMETEDLALPLLHQVTIHTDLKDAFQKAEIILLLDDHWSGGNNATDVEQQQTIKALAALYAEYGRLIEERANGDVKVIVSGGSLVNLRCSLLLKACSLDSRRFVAVATQLENEARAAIANKLRVRTSEVTDVIVWGDVGDSFYIDLQRANVFNYDGPIKGPPFFSHPVLEIIYDREWVEGDFQDIVRSQRAAVVSKTCRGADMSTANGILTLLKAWNGTLTPSQVFSVGVSCTDHYELPGDVILSVPVTFTDGQWSVVSDVTVGDDLKQKLHLFASNLRKKMDTEKPSTEVNQEPSTEVNQEPSTEVNQEPSTEVNQEPSTEVNQEPDQNFDKSMENQATVDTL
- the mdh1b gene encoding putative malate dehydrogenase 1B isoform X4, whose product is MAKFVLAGRTDCPYYAKAELLADRLARSLPNFRIHKISILPDEWKDWLQDTCMKNGWKHEESPLVWRELVHQGGKGVFLGGFDDFLEHCQNYYNITSDMSEEMMQSIAEENLETKITLILEAHHRASLIQPLHIWISSALNPTCNMLIPSLLSTEVLSQASAISLHLLDVEGNEEELESLKMETEDLALPLLHQVTIHTDLKDAFQKAEIILLLDDHWSGGNNATDVEQQQTIKALAALYAEYGRLIEERANGDVKVIVSGGSLVNLRCSLLLKACSLDSRRFVAVATQLENEARAAIANKLRVRTSEVTDVIVWGDVGDSFYIDLQRANVFNYDGPIKGPPFFSHPVLEIIYDREWVEGDFQDIVRSQRAAVVSKTCRGADMSTANGILTLLKAWNGTLTPSQVFSVGVSCTDHYELPGDVILSVPVTFTDGQWSVVSDVTVGDDLKQKLHLFASNLRKKMDTEKPSTEVNQEPSTEVNQEPDQNFDKSMENQATVDTL
- the mdh1b gene encoding putative malate dehydrogenase 1B isoform X2 — its product is MAKFVLAGRTDCPYYAKAELLADRLARSLPNFRIHKISILPDEWKDWLQDTCMKNGWKHEESPLVWRELVHQGGKGVFLGGFDDFLEHCQNYYNITSDMSEEMMQSIAEENLETKITLILEAHHRASLIQPLHIWISSLLSTEVLSQASAISLHLLDVEGNEEELESLKMETEDLALPLLHQVTIHTDLKDAFQKAEIILLLDDHWSGGNNATDVEQQQTIKALAALYAEYGRLIEERANGDVKVIVSGGSLVNLRCSLLLKACSLDSRRFVAVATQLENEARAAIANKLRVRTSEVTDVIVWGDVGDSFYIDLQRANVFNYDGPIKGPPFFSHPVLEIIYDREWVEGDFQDIVRSQRAAVVSKTCRGADMSTANGILTLLKAWNGTLTPSQVFSVGVSCTDHYELPGDVILSVPVTFTDGQWSVVSDVTVGDDLKQKLHLFASNLRKKMDTEKPSTEVNQEPSTEVNQEPSTEVNQEPSTEVNQEPSTEVNQEPDQNFDKSMENQATVDTL
- the mdh1b gene encoding putative malate dehydrogenase 1B isoform X5 is translated as MAKFVLAGRTDCPYYAKAELLADRLARSLPNFRIHKISILPDEWKDWLQDTCMKNGWKHEESPLVWRELVHQGGKGVFLGGFDDFLEHCQNYYNITSDMSEEMMQSIAEENLETKITLILEAHHRASLIQPLHIWISSALNPTCNMLIPSLLSTEVLSQASAISLHLLDVEGNEEELESLKMETEDLALPLLHQVTIHTDLKDAFQKAEIILLLDDHWSGGNNATDVEQQQTIKALAALYAEYGRLIEERANGDVKLENEARAAIANKLRVRTSEVTDVIVWGDVGDSFYIDLQRANVFNYDGPIKGPPFFSHPVLEIIYDREWVEGDFQDIVRSQRAAVVSKTCRGADMSTANGILTLLKAWNGTLTPSQVFSVGVSCTDHYELPGDVILSVPVTFTDGQWSVVSDVTVGDDLKQKLHLFASNLRKKMDTEKPSTEVNQEPSTEVNQEPSTEVNQEPSTEVNQEPSTEVNQEPDQNFDKSMENQATVDTL
- the mdh1b gene encoding putative malate dehydrogenase 1B isoform X7, with protein sequence MKWLNLCWLNYYNITSDMSEEMMQSIAEENLETKITLILEAHHRASLIQPLHIWISSALNPTCNMLIPSLLSTEVLSQASAISLHLLDVEGNEEELESLKMETEDLALPLLHQVTIHTDLKDAFQKAEIILLLDDHWSGGNNATDVEQQQTIKALAALYAEYGRLIEERANGDVKVIVSGGSLVNLRCSLLLKACSLDSRRFVAVATQLENEARAAIANKLRVRTSEVTDVIVWGDVGDSFYIDLQRANVFNYDGPIKGPPFFSHPVLEIIYDREWVEGDFQDIVRSQRAAVVSKTCRGADMSTANGILTLLKAWNGTLTPSQVFSVGVSCTDHYELPGDVILSVPVTFTDGQWSVVSDVTVGDDLKQKLHLFASNLRKKMDTEKPSTEVNQEPSTEVNQEPSTEVNQEPSTEVNQEPSTEVNQEPDQNFDKSMENQATVDTL